A segment of the Maylandia zebra isolate NMK-2024a linkage group LG2, Mzebra_GT3a, whole genome shotgun sequence genome:
TGaaccacccctcccccacccaaaaaaagaaaacagagaacgCAGAAATCGTTTTTATGAAATACGTTTACCTATCTCAGCATATTCCATTAAAATTTTATTGGCAATcggtttttttttaccattttctCACTGAGAATTATCTTTCGTATGTTTttcatataatttattataaacAATATATAGTCGTTATACTAGAAAAGAACTTATCTTCAATTGCATTACATTTCATTATTTAAATAAGCATACATATAATATTTAATTAAGTAAAGCAAATATCTCATTTTGGATTGAGaaggaaacaaataaaaaaacgatGTCAGCCTTTAAGTAGCATGTGATTCTGATAGTGTTGAAGGGCGTGTGGGGTTTTGGGAACAAAAATGGCTGCATGTGTTTGCAgacacctgaataaaaaacaTAGGCAGGAATTATGTAACTCATCGTGGGTATTAAAAGCCCAAATGGCACAAAAATCGACTTCGGTGAATTTcatttttaaggaaaaaaataaaagcagctggTTCTGAAAGAAGtaaaattggaaataaaaactacaaattaaaaaaaaaaaaaccactgaaGTCTACATATAGTCTGCTAGAGTAAGTCTGCAAGCAATATTGTAGCTGTTGTCCAATTATAGCCTAATTTACTCagttcaaataataataataataataataataataataataataataataataataataataataataataataatacattctTGTTTAGAATTTAACATGTCATATATTGTTACTACGGTGACTCATCTTCTTGCTTTCTCAATTGGCTCTCCgggagaggggggaaaaaaatcattcaTCCTCATGAAAAAACGGGGGACGTCGTTATCCGTCATCCGCTGTAAATGGAGAGTGATGGTCCAATACTGATTCATCAGCATGTCCGAGTCAATTTCTCCACTCGTTTATCAGGCTGCCCTTCCAGCATAATAAAACTGACTGTGTGCGCATATATGATTCGTTATAGATTACAACCTAAAGATGAAATCATCAGCGCCACTTTGTTGAGCCATTATAGGCCCACTTCACGCTTCGTCGGTCGGGGGTTGTTTTCAACACAAGTGTTAGTAAATTCATAATTTCCTCTTTAGTGGCTGTGAGGAAAATATTCACTTTTTTGGTGGTAAATAACGAGGTCTTGCTTTCTGACCTACTATGTCTGTGTtcatgaaaaacattaaactaCAAGTGTTGTGGGACCAGGATAAGATTTATTCTTTACCTGTTAATCTGTCCTTGGCGAATCTTCTGCTGCTTTCCATCCACGGAAATGTGAAGTTTGCTGCATTCCCCATTCCCATCCCCGGCATCGAGGGGATGCCGGGTCCGATGCCCGGTGGATGCGTCGATGGGGGTGGATGAGGAGCAGCAGCGGCGGGTGGCGGTGGCGGAGGCGGCATGGGCCTGTGCGCCGGCACCCGAATTACCCCACCTGCACCTCCAGAGTTCACGTTAACGTTCATGTTCATACTGACGTTCATGTTCATGTTGACATTATAGGAGCCGGCTAAACCTGCTGCCATTGAGCAGGCCGGGTTGTAGACGCTGTTGTACCCATTGCTGTAGACATTAGAGGCCAGCGCGTAATCCGGGTCACCGGTCCGGTTAGGGAGCATGCAGCCGCTGGACTGGTCCGAGCTGTTGAGGATCTGGTCGATGCCGAAGCTGATGGGttcatgctgctgctggtgcgTCTGGTTCACCTCCTCGATCCCAGTGTGCTCCATAGTTTTTGTTCTTAATGTGCTTGTCAGTATATTTTATCAGCGCACGGATGTGTTTTTGACATATAGCAATTCACGCCTTTGGAAATGAAGTATTTGGATGTAGTCTGCAGtggtgagctttttttttttttttttttttttgctttcgaGCATCGACACGGGCCTGTTCTACTCCCAGGAAACCAATAAGGTGTCCAGCGCTATCCAAAATCTTCCCATTATTTTTTGTCCAACAGTGGGATCGGGTGTTCCCTAAATTAAATGCCTATCCGTCGGACTAAGAAATACCGTATCCATCTTTAATAGCGAGTTCTTTCCAAGTGAATTAGATACAAGGCAGCTTTACAACAAGAAAAACAGCCGATAAATGCCAAATGGCTATCCCGAGTAGCCTACTTACTGAGAAAAATCCGAGATTTTGGGGGGAGGCACCTCTCTGGAGAGACTTGATGCGCTTTGTTCGCCTACTCGGGCAAAGACGATCCATACGCTGGGGTTACGATAGGATAACCAAGCTCGTCGCATCAAAATGGagctgaagacaaaacaaaacaaccccgAAGAAGCGAAACGAAGCGCTGACCTCGCAGGCGTGTTTATTAATTGGAGGGGAGCGCGGAAGAGTGCTCTGTAGTGCTGCGTTTCAGCAGGTGAGACTACCCTCTGCGTAAAAGCTGCCATTCGGTCCTCCAGCCAaccctccttccctccctctcttcttccctccctcctccacGCTAGGACAGTTGTTTTGCTCGGATGTCTTAAAGAAACcgcagctttttattttttattcagctCTTCTGGTTTCAAATGCAAGGTTTCGTGCATTTAGTGGAACTGAGGCCCGCGTCAAGTGGCTACTTTCACCTTAATGCTCCTCTACGTATCAGAGATTTGAGAACTATGCTAGGTCTTCAGGAATGAtaatattttttcagttttaagaaagtaaattatttaacaaaaatcaaAATTGAACAACAGTGGGGGACAAAATCacaggacaaaaaaaatgaacattgCTGTCTGTGAACATAAACTAAAGATTTATGTAAACATTTCCCACAATAACATTATGAGCTTTGGTGAGTTTATGACAGCAAATGGTCTGATAATCATTATCTTTATGTTATGACCAAGGTTTTCAAATCAGTGCTCTCTGTTAGGATTTTATTCTTTCCCCAAGGAAAACTGCTGCTGGACATGATTTGGAACAGAACTTAATAGCAAGGGGACGCTTTAAGGAAAACAACAGTTTACTCTTCAATTAATCCTACTTTATGTGTAATCCACGAAGCCACTTAAACTGCATACACAGTGACACATATTCCGCCAGAGTTTGTTGGTACCATCATTTATCCATTATTCACCAATATTCTAACCAGTAGAAACGGACAGAAGATCAAAAGAAGTGACAGCGAGCTGTGTGGTATCTCCGCTGATTTGATGGCAGCTGATAGCAGTATAATTTATCCTAAATGAAACAACAAACTGTGAGCAAGTGTAAAGGTGCTTGTTGCGCGTTTGCGCACAATGAAGTCATAAATCTCAGATTTTGATGTGATCACTGTAGGCGCTGATCGTCTCATTCCAATACACACGATCAcaaagatagatagatagatagatagatagatagatagatagatagatagatagatagatagatagatagatagatagatagatagatagatagatagatagatagatagatagatagatagatagatagatagatagatagatagatagatagatagatagaattaaacaaataaatagcaGATGGACAGATATCAAGAAGCCAAATGTGAAAAGCGGCGTTTCTGATTTGCACAAATTATTTAACCTTTCCCCGCCCGGAGCGACGACGTGGATCAGTCGGGTCTCAattcaataaaaatgaaaaatggctCATAATAAAAGCGCGACACGGGG
Coding sequences within it:
- the tlx2 gene encoding T-cell leukemia homeobox protein 2 isoform X2 — translated: MEHTGIEEVNQTHQQQHEPISFGIDQILNSSDQSSGCMLPNRTGDPDYALASNVYSNGYNSVYNPACSMAAGLAGSYNVNMNMNVSMNMNVNVNSGGAGGVIRVPAHRPMPPPPPPPAAAAPHPPPSTHPPGIGPGIPSMPGMGMGNAANFTFPWMESSRRFAKDRLTAALSPFSVTRRIGHPYQNRTPPKRKKPRTSFSRVQICELEKRFHRQKYLASAERATLAKALKMTDAQVKTWFQNRRTKWRRQTAEEREAERQQANRLMLQLQQEAFQKTLSQPLQPDPLCLHNSSLYALQNLQPWAEDNKVTSVTSVASVV